From a single Micromonospora pallida genomic region:
- the nuoL gene encoding NADH-quinone oxidoreductase subunit L, whose translation MEETVRYAEATGLLGSVWLLVAIPLVSAAILLLLGRRADRWGHWLGVAAIGAAFVLGLTYFFQLRGLENKSVERSLWDFIAVGDFRVDFGLLFDPLAAVFVLLITGVGFLIHLYAVEYMAHDAGRRRFFAYFNLFVAAMLLLVLGNNYVMLYFGWEGVGLASYLLISFWYDRPSAATAGKKAFLMNRVGDAGLAIGIFIMFATLGTTQYDEVFNGVGGLAGGTVLALGLLLLLGATGKSGQFPLQAWLPDAMEGPTPVSALIHAATMVTAGVYLIARSNPVFSANETLQLVVVSVGALTLLIGCLIGAAKDDIKRVLAWSTVSQIGYMFLGVGLGGAAYALAIVHLLAHGFFKANMFLGAGSVMHGMKDQVDIRRFGGLSTHMKITWLTFMMGWLAIIGMFPFSGFFSKEPIIVAAFEREDWTAWLFGGAALLGAGLTAFYMTRLFVLTFHGPKRWTEDIEHPHESPALMTIPLILLAVGSVAAGFLLATSVPDWLTATAGLGGEEGHHESVLPHSVLTVLSLLVTVLGAGLAWMLFRNGTATTPQPAGVLVTAARRNLYTDAFNEAVFEKPGIFLTRALVFLDNRGVDGLVNGLAAAVGGGSGRLRRLQTGFVRSYATSILTGALLVVAAFLAVQAGWLA comes from the coding sequence GTGGAAGAAACTGTGCGTTACGCAGAGGCCACGGGTTTGCTCGGCAGCGTCTGGCTGCTGGTGGCCATCCCCCTGGTCAGCGCGGCGATCCTGCTGCTGCTGGGCCGGCGGGCCGACCGGTGGGGGCACTGGCTCGGCGTGGCCGCCATCGGTGCCGCCTTCGTCCTCGGTCTCACCTACTTCTTCCAGCTGCGTGGCCTGGAGAACAAGTCGGTCGAGCGGAGTCTCTGGGACTTCATCGCCGTCGGTGACTTCCGGGTGGACTTCGGCCTGCTCTTCGACCCGCTGGCCGCGGTCTTCGTCCTGCTGATCACCGGCGTGGGCTTCCTGATCCACCTGTACGCGGTCGAGTACATGGCGCACGACGCCGGGCGGCGGCGCTTCTTCGCGTACTTCAACCTGTTCGTCGCCGCCATGCTCCTGCTGGTGCTCGGCAACAACTACGTGATGCTCTACTTCGGCTGGGAGGGCGTCGGTCTGGCGTCGTACCTGCTGATCTCCTTCTGGTACGACCGGCCGAGCGCGGCCACCGCCGGCAAGAAGGCGTTCCTGATGAACCGGGTCGGCGACGCCGGCCTGGCCATCGGCATCTTCATCATGTTTGCCACCCTCGGCACCACCCAGTACGACGAGGTGTTCAACGGGGTCGGCGGCCTGGCCGGCGGCACCGTCCTGGCCCTCGGCCTGCTGCTCCTGCTCGGCGCGACCGGCAAGTCCGGTCAGTTCCCGCTCCAGGCGTGGCTGCCGGACGCGATGGAGGGCCCGACCCCGGTGTCGGCGCTCATCCACGCGGCCACCATGGTCACCGCGGGCGTCTACCTGATCGCCCGCTCCAACCCGGTCTTCTCCGCTAACGAGACGCTCCAACTCGTGGTGGTCAGCGTCGGCGCGCTCACCCTGCTGATCGGCTGCCTCATCGGCGCGGCCAAGGACGACATCAAGCGGGTGCTGGCCTGGTCGACGGTGAGCCAGATCGGCTACATGTTCCTCGGCGTGGGCCTCGGTGGCGCGGCGTACGCGCTGGCCATCGTGCACCTGCTGGCGCACGGCTTCTTCAAGGCCAACATGTTCCTCGGGGCCGGCTCGGTCATGCACGGCATGAAGGACCAGGTGGACATCCGGCGCTTCGGCGGACTGTCCACGCACATGAAGATCACCTGGCTCACCTTCATGATGGGCTGGCTCGCCATCATCGGCATGTTCCCGTTCTCCGGCTTCTTCTCCAAGGAGCCGATCATCGTGGCCGCCTTCGAGCGGGAGGACTGGACGGCCTGGCTGTTCGGCGGGGCGGCGCTGCTCGGCGCCGGACTGACCGCGTTCTACATGACCCGGCTCTTCGTGCTCACCTTCCACGGCCCGAAGCGGTGGACCGAGGACATCGAGCACCCGCACGAGTCGCCGGCCCTGATGACGATCCCGCTGATCCTGCTGGCGGTCGGCTCGGTCGCCGCCGGCTTCCTGCTCGCCACCTCTGTGCCGGACTGGCTCACCGCCACCGCCGGGCTGGGCGGCGAGGAAGGCCACCACGAGTCGGTCCTGCCGCACAGTGTGCTCACCGTGCTCTCCCTGCTGGTCACGGTGCTCGGTGCCGGGCTGGCCTGGATGCTGTTCCGCAACGGCACCGCCACCACGCCGCAGCCGGCCGGGGTGCTGGTCACCGCCGCCCGGCGGAACCTCTACACCGACGCGTTCAACGAGGCGGTCTTCGAGAAGCCGGGCATCTTCCTCACCCGGGCGCTCGTCTTCCTGGACAACCGGGGCGTCGACGGGCTGGTCAACGGCCTCGCCGCCGCGGTCGGCGGGGGCTCCGGCCGGCTCCGGCGGCTCCAGACCGGCTTCGTCCGGTCGTACGCGACGTCGATCCTGACCGGCGCGCTGCTGGTGGTGGCGGCGTTCCTGGCCGTACAGGCGGGGTGGTTGGCGTGA
- the nuoK gene encoding NADH-quinone oxidoreductase subunit NuoK, with amino-acid sequence MTPDNYLILAAVLFTIGAVGVLIRRNAIVLFMCIELMLNAANLTLVTFARINGDLNGQIMAFFVMVVAAAEVVVGLAIIMSIFRTRRSASVDDANLLKY; translated from the coding sequence ATGACGCCGGACAACTACCTGATCCTGGCCGCGGTGCTGTTCACCATCGGTGCGGTCGGGGTGCTCATCCGTCGCAACGCGATCGTGCTGTTCATGTGCATCGAGCTGATGCTGAACGCGGCCAACCTGACCCTGGTCACCTTCGCCCGGATCAACGGTGACCTGAACGGGCAGATCATGGCCTTCTTCGTGATGGTGGTGGCCGCCGCCGAGGTCGTGGTCGGACTCGCGATCATCATGTCGATCTTCCGGACTCGACGCTCGGCGAGCGTCGACGACGCCAACCTGCTCAAGTACTAG
- a CDS encoding NADH-quinone oxidoreductase subunit J translates to MTTQTVLAAAGEVSGGEEVTFWILAPLALLGAIGMLWARNAVHSALWLVLTMLCLGVFYVLQAGPFIGMVQIIVYTGAIMMLFLFVLMLVGRDSSDSLIETLRGQRVAAILLGLGFAGLVAGGLARALDGTTAVGLDEANAEGNVQGIARLLFTKYVFAFELTSALLITAAVGAMVLAHIERRREDKVDQIATMKARFRPGSYPGPKPGPGVFATSSSVATPARLPDGRLTERSIPEIMPVRELSAEETTLKGTDR, encoded by the coding sequence ATGACCACGCAGACGGTGCTGGCCGCGGCGGGCGAGGTGTCCGGCGGCGAGGAGGTCACCTTCTGGATCCTCGCCCCGTTGGCGCTGCTCGGCGCGATCGGCATGCTCTGGGCCCGCAACGCGGTGCACTCGGCGCTCTGGCTGGTGCTGACCATGCTCTGCCTAGGCGTGTTCTACGTGCTCCAGGCAGGCCCGTTCATCGGCATGGTGCAGATCATCGTCTACACCGGCGCGATCATGATGCTGTTCCTGTTCGTGCTGATGCTGGTCGGCCGGGACTCGTCCGACTCGCTGATCGAGACGTTGCGCGGGCAGCGGGTCGCGGCGATCCTGCTCGGCCTCGGTTTCGCCGGCCTGGTCGCCGGTGGTCTGGCCCGGGCGCTCGACGGCACCACCGCGGTCGGCCTGGACGAGGCCAACGCCGAGGGGAACGTGCAGGGCATCGCCCGGCTTCTCTTCACCAAGTACGTCTTCGCCTTCGAGTTGACCTCGGCGCTGCTGATCACCGCCGCGGTCGGGGCGATGGTGCTGGCGCACATCGAGCGGCGACGCGAGGACAAGGTCGACCAGATCGCGACCATGAAGGCCCGGTTCCGGCCCGGCAGCTACCCCGGCCCGAAGCCCGGTCCGGGTGTCTTCGCCACCTCCTCCTCGGTGGCCACCCCGGCCCGCCTGCCCGACGGCCGGCTGACCGAGCGCAGCATCCCCGAGATCATGCCGGTCCGGGAGCTGAGCGCGGAGGAGACGACGCTGAAGGGGACCGACCGGTGA
- the nuoI gene encoding NADH-quinone oxidoreductase subunit NuoI encodes MGGITGTFKGFGVTFSHMFRKVVTTDYPFKPPTPAPRYHGRHILNRHPDGLEKCIGCELCAWACPADAIYVEGGDNTDEQRFSPGERYASTYQINYARCIFCGLCIEACPTRSLTMSNEYELARDSRQDLIFTKEQLLAPLLAGMEQPPHPMRLGDSEKDYYVGALENPGTSAGAERSPMGPGRYALDETPGVTFPGAEQAAQRAEAAKGSKGDRA; translated from the coding sequence GTGGGCGGGATCACCGGAACGTTCAAGGGCTTCGGCGTCACCTTCTCGCACATGTTCAGGAAGGTCGTCACGACCGACTACCCGTTCAAGCCGCCGACCCCGGCGCCGCGCTACCACGGGCGGCACATCCTCAACCGGCACCCGGACGGGTTGGAGAAGTGCATCGGCTGCGAGCTGTGCGCCTGGGCCTGCCCGGCGGACGCGATCTACGTCGAGGGTGGCGACAACACCGACGAGCAGCGCTTCTCGCCGGGTGAGCGGTACGCCAGCACCTACCAGATCAACTACGCCCGCTGCATCTTCTGCGGGCTCTGCATCGAGGCCTGCCCGACCCGTTCGCTGACCATGAGCAACGAGTACGAGCTGGCCCGGGACAGCCGGCAGGACCTGATCTTCACCAAGGAGCAGTTGCTCGCGCCGCTGCTGGCCGGGATGGAGCAGCCGCCCCACCCGATGCGACTGGGCGACAGCGAGAAGGACTACTACGTCGGCGCGCTGGAGAACCCGGGCACCTCGGCCGGGGCCGAGCGCTCCCCGATGGGACCGGGCCGGTACGCGCTCGACGAGACCCCCGGCGTGACCTTCCCCGGCGCCGAGCAGGCGGCCCAGCGGGCCGAGGCGGCCAAGGGCAGCAAGGGAGACAGGGCATGA
- the nuoH gene encoding NADH-quinone oxidoreductase subunit NuoH, producing the protein MNAVYLAQDPTLADFGRDPWWLVLVKILFAFVFAVLATLLGVWFERRVVGYMQVRPGPNQIGPLGLLQTLADGLKMAFKEDILPKAADKVVYFFAPAVSVICAVTALSVIPFGPMVSIFGHRTPLQVTDVSVAVLVVLACSSMAVYGIVLGGWASGSTYPLLGGLRSSAQMISYEVALGLSIVAVFMTAGTMSTSGIVAAQAHGSQLNIFGMEFSAPGWYAILLMPSFIIFFIATVGETNRAPFDLPEAESELVAGFMTEYSSLKFALFMLSEYVAMVTMSAFTVTLFLGGWRAPAPITTFWEGANSGWWPMLWFFAKVIMLVFVFVWLRGTLPRLRYDQFMRLGWKVLLPINLVWILVLAWLRSIEDWEGQSRLVGIGVLAGVLLLVVLLWPNRKPERKLTPQEQVDKRPHGSFPVPPMDLQVPPSPRTRRVVAEREPANIGTGPDSKEV; encoded by the coding sequence GTGAACGCGGTCTACCTCGCGCAGGACCCGACGCTGGCCGACTTCGGCCGGGACCCGTGGTGGCTGGTCCTGGTCAAGATCCTCTTCGCGTTCGTCTTCGCGGTGCTGGCCACCCTGCTCGGCGTCTGGTTCGAGCGGCGTGTGGTGGGTTACATGCAGGTCCGGCCGGGCCCGAACCAGATCGGCCCGCTCGGTCTGCTGCAGACCCTCGCCGACGGCCTGAAGATGGCCTTCAAGGAGGACATCCTCCCGAAGGCTGCGGACAAGGTCGTCTACTTCTTCGCCCCGGCGGTGTCGGTGATCTGCGCGGTCACCGCGCTGTCGGTGATCCCGTTCGGCCCGATGGTGAGCATCTTCGGCCACCGGACGCCGTTGCAGGTCACCGACGTGTCGGTGGCGGTGCTGGTGGTGCTGGCCTGCTCCTCGATGGCGGTCTACGGCATCGTGCTCGGCGGCTGGGCCTCCGGCTCGACGTACCCGCTGCTCGGTGGTCTCCGCTCCAGCGCCCAGATGATCTCGTACGAGGTCGCGCTCGGGCTGAGCATCGTCGCCGTCTTCATGACCGCCGGCACGATGTCCACCAGCGGGATCGTCGCCGCCCAGGCGCACGGCTCCCAGCTCAACATCTTCGGGATGGAGTTCTCCGCCCCGGGCTGGTACGCCATCCTGCTCATGCCGAGCTTCATCATCTTCTTCATCGCCACGGTCGGCGAGACCAACCGGGCGCCGTTCGACCTGCCGGAGGCGGAGTCGGAGCTGGTCGCGGGCTTCATGACCGAGTACAGCTCGCTGAAGTTCGCGCTCTTCATGCTCTCCGAGTACGTCGCCATGGTGACCATGTCGGCGTTTACCGTGACGCTGTTCCTCGGCGGCTGGCGGGCCCCCGCGCCGATCACCACCTTCTGGGAGGGCGCGAACTCCGGCTGGTGGCCGATGCTGTGGTTCTTCGCCAAGGTCATCATGCTGGTCTTCGTCTTCGTCTGGCTGCGGGGCACCCTGCCCCGGCTCCGGTACGACCAGTTCATGCGGCTGGGCTGGAAGGTCCTGCTGCCGATCAACCTCGTCTGGATCCTGGTGCTGGCCTGGCTGCGCTCGATCGAGGACTGGGAGGGCCAGAGCCGGCTGGTCGGCATCGGCGTGCTGGCCGGTGTGCTGCTGCTGGTCGTACTGCTCTGGCCGAACCGCAAGCCGGAGCGGAAGCTCACCCCGCAGGAGCAGGTCGACAAGCGACCGCACGGCAGTTTCCCGGTGCCCCCCATGGACCTGCAGGTGCCACCGAGCCCGCGCACCCGGCGCGTGGTGGCCGAGCGGGAGCCGGCCAACATCGGTACCGGCCCGGACTCGAAGGAGGTGTGA
- a CDS encoding NADH-quinone oxidoreductase subunit G encodes MTDVAKQTETVTLTIDGIQVTAPKGALLIRVAEQMGIAIPRFCDHPLLAPAGACRQCLVDVEGQRKPVASCTQTVAEGMVVRTQLTSPVAKKAQDGVMELLLMNHPLDCPMCDKGGECPLQNQAMSSGRSDSRFHEHKREYEKPLNISSQVLLDRERCVLCQRCTRFSEEIAGDKFIDLMGRSSAEEINIYRDEAYGVEEGEETGDVPFNSYFSGNTVQICPVGALTGAQYRFRARPFDLVSTPSVCEHCSAGCAQRTDWRRGKVLRRLAGDDAQVNEEWNCDKGRWGFQYARAFDRITTPLVRDAKTGELREASWSEALTVAAEGLAAARDGGQGTAVLTGGRLTVEDAYAYAKFARVALNTNDIDFRARPVSREETEFLASNVAGITEVTYADVENASAVVLAGLEPEEECPILFLRLRKAYQKKKLKVYALAPFATRGLEKLGAKLARVVPGEEALLLAEHDTVREALSAEGAILVVGERLASVPGGLSAAADVARRTGARLAWVPRRAGDRGAVDTGCLPNLLPGGRLVTEPAARAELGEAWDIAAGVIPSQAGRDTDGIVAAAAAGQLGALVVAGVDPADLADPRLAEQALDAVPFLVSLELRMSAVARRADVVFPVAPVVEKAGSFLDWEGRLRPFDAVLQTPAMSDGRVLDALADRLGVQLGTGDVLSVRRELGALPATRTDRPTAPSVEPQPAPRPGDGEAVLATWHQLIDLGSLIDGDEHLGGTARPPVVRLGKGTAEALGVADGDAVTVGTDRGALTLPAEITEMPDGVVWLPTNSPGSTVRRSLGATSGTVVRVQAAATALVAADAADRPGPLLNTGGVSQ; translated from the coding sequence ATGACCGACGTAGCGAAGCAGACCGAGACCGTCACCCTCACCATCGACGGCATCCAGGTCACCGCTCCGAAGGGAGCACTGCTGATCCGGGTCGCCGAGCAGATGGGCATCGCGATCCCCCGGTTCTGCGACCACCCGCTGCTGGCCCCGGCCGGCGCGTGCCGGCAGTGCCTCGTCGACGTGGAGGGGCAGCGCAAGCCGGTTGCCTCCTGCACCCAGACGGTGGCCGAGGGCATGGTGGTCCGGACCCAGCTCACCTCCCCGGTGGCCAAGAAGGCGCAGGACGGGGTGATGGAGCTGCTGCTGATGAACCACCCGCTCGACTGCCCGATGTGCGACAAGGGTGGTGAGTGCCCGCTGCAGAACCAGGCGATGTCCAGCGGCCGCAGCGACTCCCGCTTCCACGAGCACAAGCGGGAGTACGAGAAGCCGCTGAACATCTCCAGCCAGGTCCTGCTGGACCGGGAACGCTGCGTGCTCTGCCAGCGGTGCACCCGGTTCTCCGAGGAGATCGCCGGGGACAAGTTCATCGACCTGATGGGCCGGTCCTCCGCCGAGGAGATCAACATCTACCGGGACGAGGCGTACGGGGTGGAGGAGGGCGAGGAGACCGGCGACGTGCCGTTCAACTCGTACTTCTCCGGCAACACCGTGCAGATCTGCCCGGTGGGTGCGCTCACCGGTGCCCAGTACCGCTTCCGGGCCCGCCCGTTCGACCTGGTCTCCACCCCGAGCGTCTGCGAGCACTGCTCGGCCGGCTGCGCACAGCGCACCGACTGGCGGCGGGGCAAGGTGCTGCGCCGGCTCGCCGGTGACGATGCGCAGGTCAACGAGGAGTGGAACTGCGACAAGGGCCGCTGGGGCTTCCAGTACGCCCGCGCCTTCGACCGGATCACCACCCCGCTGGTGCGGGACGCCAAGACCGGTGAGCTGCGCGAGGCGTCCTGGAGCGAGGCGCTCACGGTGGCCGCCGAGGGGCTGGCCGCCGCCCGGGACGGCGGGCAGGGCACCGCGGTGCTCACCGGTGGCCGGCTGACCGTCGAGGACGCCTACGCGTACGCGAAGTTCGCCCGGGTCGCGCTGAACACCAACGACATCGACTTCCGGGCCCGTCCGGTCTCCCGCGAGGAGACCGAGTTCCTGGCCAGCAACGTCGCCGGGATCACCGAGGTCACCTACGCCGACGTCGAGAACGCCTCGGCGGTGGTGCTGGCCGGCCTGGAGCCGGAGGAGGAGTGCCCGATCCTCTTCCTGCGGCTGCGCAAGGCGTACCAGAAGAAGAAGCTGAAGGTGTACGCGCTGGCGCCGTTCGCCACCCGCGGCCTGGAGAAACTCGGCGCGAAGCTCGCCCGGGTGGTGCCGGGCGAGGAGGCGCTGCTGCTGGCCGAACACGACACGGTCCGCGAGGCGCTCAGCGCCGAGGGCGCGATCCTGGTCGTCGGCGAGCGGCTGGCCAGTGTCCCGGGTGGCCTCAGCGCCGCCGCCGACGTGGCCCGGCGTACCGGGGCGAGGTTGGCCTGGGTGCCGCGGCGCGCGGGTGACCGGGGTGCGGTCGACACCGGCTGCCTGCCGAACCTGCTTCCCGGCGGTCGGCTGGTCACCGAGCCGGCGGCCCGCGCGGAGCTGGGCGAGGCGTGGGACATCGCGGCCGGGGTGATCCCCAGCCAGGCCGGCCGGGACACCGACGGCATCGTCGCGGCGGCGGCGGCCGGTCAGTTGGGCGCGCTGGTGGTGGCCGGGGTCGACCCGGCCGACCTGGCCGACCCGCGCCTGGCCGAGCAGGCCCTGGACGCGGTGCCCTTCCTGGTCAGCCTGGAGCTGCGGATGAGCGCGGTGGCCCGCCGGGCGGACGTGGTCTTCCCGGTCGCCCCGGTGGTCGAGAAGGCCGGCAGCTTCCTGGACTGGGAGGGGCGGCTGCGTCCGTTCGACGCGGTGCTCCAGACGCCGGCGATGTCCGACGGCCGGGTGCTCGACGCGCTCGCCGACCGGCTCGGCGTCCAGCTCGGCACCGGCGACGTGCTGAGCGTCCGCCGCGAGTTGGGCGCCCTGCCGGCCACCCGCACCGACCGCCCGACGGCCCCGTCGGTGGAGCCGCAGCCGGCGCCCCGACCGGGCGACGGCGAGGCGGTCCTCGCCACCTGGCACCAGCTCATCGACCTGGGCAGCCTCATCGACGGCGACGAGCACCTGGGCGGCACCGCCCGGCCGCCGGTGGTGCGGCTGGGCAAGGGCACCGCCGAGGCGCTCGGCGTCGCCGACGGTGACGCGGTGACGGTGGGTACCGACCGGGGGGCGCTGACCCTGCCGGCGGAGATCACCGAGATGCCGGACGGCGTCGTCTGGCTGCCGACCAATTCACCCGGTTCGACCGTCCGGCGCAGCCTCGGCGCGACGTCCGGCACGGTGGTACGCGTCCAGGCCGCCGCGACCGCTCTGGTCGCCGCGGACGCCGCTGACCGCCCGGGTCCGCTCCTCAACACCGGGGGTGTATCCCAGTGA
- the nuoF gene encoding NADH-quinone oxidoreductase subunit NuoF, giving the protein MTTPRPETLAKLTPVLTKRWLSPDAWQIDTYQKLDGYAALRKALKAHPDDLIQLIKDSGLRGRGGAGFPTGLKWGFIPQGDGKPHYLVVNADEGEPGTCKDLPLMTHDPHSLVEGVIIASYAIRADRAYIYIRGEAVHAARRLRNAVREAYDRGYLGRNIQGSGFDLDLVVHSGAGAYICGEETALLDSLEGFRGQPRLRPPFPATHGLYASPTVVNNVGTIASVPYIVLGGADWWKTMGTEKSSGPMIYSLSGRIVNPGQYECSMGITLRELLELAGGMQPGHNLRFWTPGGSSTPLLTADHLDVPLDFEGVGAAGSILGTTATQIFSDQDCPVYATYRWLEFYHHESCGKCTPCREGNYWMVRVYRRILAGKGTHEDLDTLLDTCDNILGRSFCGLGDGATSPVTSSLKFFKQDYLDYIEGRTAPKLSEKTLVGAH; this is encoded by the coding sequence GTGACGACTCCTCGGCCGGAGACGCTGGCCAAGCTGACCCCGGTACTCACCAAGCGCTGGCTCTCGCCGGACGCCTGGCAGATCGACACCTACCAGAAGCTGGACGGCTACGCCGCCCTGCGCAAGGCGCTCAAGGCCCACCCGGACGACCTGATCCAGCTCATCAAGGACTCCGGGCTGCGCGGTCGCGGTGGTGCCGGCTTCCCGACCGGCCTGAAGTGGGGCTTCATCCCGCAGGGCGACGGCAAGCCGCACTACCTCGTGGTCAACGCCGACGAGGGCGAGCCGGGCACCTGCAAGGACCTGCCGCTGATGACGCACGACCCGCACTCGCTGGTCGAGGGCGTGATCATCGCGTCGTACGCGATCCGGGCCGACCGCGCGTACATCTACATCCGTGGTGAGGCGGTGCACGCCGCCCGCCGGCTGCGCAACGCGGTGCGGGAGGCGTACGACCGGGGCTACCTCGGGCGGAACATCCAGGGCTCCGGGTTCGACCTGGATCTGGTGGTGCACTCCGGCGCGGGCGCGTACATCTGCGGCGAGGAGACGGCACTGCTGGACTCGCTGGAGGGCTTCCGGGGTCAGCCCCGGCTGCGTCCGCCCTTCCCGGCGACCCACGGCCTGTACGCCAGCCCGACGGTGGTCAACAACGTCGGCACCATCGCCAGCGTGCCGTATATCGTGCTCGGCGGGGCCGACTGGTGGAAGACCATGGGTACGGAGAAGTCCTCCGGGCCGATGATCTACTCGCTTTCCGGCCGGATCGTCAACCCCGGCCAGTACGAGTGCTCGATGGGCATCACGCTACGTGAGCTGCTGGAGTTGGCCGGTGGCATGCAGCCCGGTCACAACCTGCGGTTCTGGACGCCGGGCGGGTCGTCGACGCCGCTGCTCACCGCCGACCACCTCGACGTGCCGCTGGACTTCGAGGGCGTGGGGGCGGCCGGCTCGATTCTCGGCACCACGGCCACCCAGATCTTCTCCGACCAGGACTGCCCGGTCTACGCGACCTACCGGTGGCTGGAGTTCTACCACCACGAGTCGTGCGGCAAGTGCACCCCGTGCCGGGAGGGCAACTACTGGATGGTCCGGGTCTACCGGCGGATCCTTGCCGGCAAGGGCACCCACGAGGACCTGGACACCCTGCTCGACACCTGTGACAACATCCTCGGCCGCTCGTTCTGTGGTCTGGGTGACGGTGCGACCAGTCCGGTGACCTCGTCCCTGAAGTTCTTCAAGCAGGACTACCTCGACTACATCGAGGGACGCACTGCTCCCAAGTTGTCGGAGAAGACCCTGGTAGGGGCGCACTAA
- the nuoE gene encoding NADH-quinone oxidoreductase subunit NuoE, producing MTTTFTDETRARAREIIARYPADRSRSALLPLLHLVQSEEGYVSPAGVEFCAEVLGLNKAQVGAVATFYTMYKRRPTGDYLVSVCTNTMCNVLGGQEVYDTLAEHLGVGHDETTADGKITLEHAECLAACDYGPVMTVNYDFFDGVDPQAALGVVEELRAGSRPTPSRGARLCTLKEMSVQLAGFADEREGAVADGVPGEPTLRGLRLAQQHGISVPGFDPSTPIRSKAEADRAAAEAKAKAEAAKPAPAPEPKPATAPAASTGNAGAGEPARPAEATGSTAPDVKAPDDKSPEVRAAETRQPDAKTAVADAPGTKVPVDTAPPAPRDARAAEAEGAAANAPAGDGKPAGDDAAAQERSLKEAEANK from the coding sequence ATGACGACGACTTTCACCGACGAGACCCGGGCTCGGGCGCGGGAGATCATCGCGCGCTATCCGGCCGACCGGTCGCGTTCCGCGCTGCTCCCGCTGCTGCACCTGGTGCAGTCCGAGGAGGGGTACGTCTCCCCGGCCGGGGTCGAGTTCTGTGCCGAGGTGCTCGGCCTGAACAAGGCCCAGGTCGGCGCGGTCGCCACCTTCTACACCATGTACAAGCGCCGGCCGACCGGTGACTACCTGGTCAGCGTCTGCACCAACACCATGTGCAACGTGCTCGGCGGCCAGGAGGTCTACGACACCCTCGCCGAGCACCTCGGCGTGGGACACGACGAGACCACCGCCGACGGGAAGATCACCCTGGAGCACGCCGAGTGCCTCGCGGCCTGCGACTACGGCCCGGTGATGACGGTCAACTACGACTTCTTCGACGGGGTCGACCCGCAGGCCGCTCTCGGGGTGGTCGAGGAGCTGCGCGCCGGGAGCCGGCCCACGCCGAGCCGGGGGGCCCGCCTGTGCACGCTGAAGGAGATGTCGGTCCAGCTCGCCGGCTTCGCCGACGAGCGGGAGGGCGCGGTGGCCGACGGCGTGCCGGGCGAGCCGACCCTGCGCGGGCTGCGCCTGGCGCAGCAGCACGGCATCTCGGTGCCCGGCTTCGACCCGAGCACCCCGATCCGCAGCAAGGCCGAGGCCGACCGGGCCGCTGCCGAGGCCAAGGCGAAGGCCGAGGCCGCCAAGCCGGCCCCGGCACCCGAGCCGAAGCCGGCGACTGCGCCGGCCGCCTCGACCGGCAACGCCGGTGCGGGTGAGCCGGCCCGACCCGCCGAGGCGACCGGCAGCACCGCCCCGGACGTCAAGGCACCGGACGACAAGTCGCCCGAGGTGCGCGCCGCCGAGACTCGGCAGCCGGACGCGAAGACCGCCGTCGCGGACGCGCCGGGCACCAAGGTGCCGGTCGACACCGCGCCGCCGGCCCCGCGCGACGCGCGGGCCGCCGAGGCGGAGGGCGCGGCGGCCAACGCGCCGGCTGGCGACGGCAAGCCCGCCGGGGACGACGCCGCTGCGCAGGAGCGCTCGCTCAAGGAAGCGGAGGCCAACAAGTGA